The window TTCTGCCCATTCAGAAAATGGGCAACTCGGATTGGAATTGCCCACTCATTGTACTAATTATGCAATTTTTTCTTACTTACACCGATTTCTGCATCAAATGATGTAAGTTTGATGTAAACCGCTGTTTTTTATGAAATTTGTAAAATGAAGTACATCCCGTTTTGTCGGGTAAAACGGTACATCCTTACATCATCTTAGTACAGCTTCGCCCCTGCCGGGATCCGGTTATCCACCATGAGTAAATTCAGTCCCTCACGACCATCTTCTTCATGTACCGCTGAAATCAGCATACCCTCAGAATCAATGCCCATCATCTTTCTAGGCGGCAGATTTACGATTGCAATCGCTGTCTTTCCAATCAACTCTTCCGGATCGTAATACTCGTGAATACCGCTTAAAATTGTGCGTTTCCGGTCTGTTCCGTCATCCAGAGTGAACTTCAGAAGCTTCTTAGACTTCGGTACTGCTTCACATTCCAGAATCTTTACAGCACGGTAATCGGACTTAGCAAAGGTATCAAAATCAATCATTTCTTCAAATAATGGTTCGATTTTTACGTTGGAGAAATCAATTTTGGCGGCTGGTTTTTCCTCCGTTTTTACCTCTGCGGCAACTGCCTTTTCCACTGCCTTTTCCGCCTTCGCCTCACTCTTCTTAGGGTCAATGGACTTCATTGTCGGGAAAAGTTTTCCACCCAACTTACATGCCATCATATCGGTTCAAATCCTTTCATTTCCTTGCTTCCCCATTCTTCACAATGCTTCGTATTACATCAGGGAAAAAAGAAAATTGTTGTCAAACTGTTGTCTTCGCAGAAAGTTTGTTGTCAGCTTCTCACGCTGAGAACCCTTCCTAAAAGATGTCCAATTTTGATAAGTTTTCAAAAGATTCTTGCTTCTTTTGATCAGTGGCCTCGGCATAGATATCCATCGTCGTTTCGATATTCCGATGGCCCATAATTGCCTGAATCACTTTTAAATTTGTTTCATGCTCACAGAGTCTTGTACAAAAGGTATGCCTCAAGTGATGACAGGAGAAATCTGGAAGAATAATCGGCTCTCGCCGCTCACGCTTAGCATTGATAACCTCTTCCGCATTATACCCACTGATAATTCGCTTGATAGTACGATTCACAGCCTGCGGATTTAAAACTGAGCCAAAACGATTGACAAATACAAAACCAGTCATTCCATCAATCTCGGTCTCGTTGAATCCTGTTTCTTCCTGCTCCTCGTGCTCCATGTGAAAAGCATCACGTACAATATCAAGCATAGGGATCGTTCTGATACCGGCCTCCGTTTTCGGCTTTGATATCCGCAGAACAGACTTTCTCGATTCTCCAACTGGGTAATAAACCAGACTGTGATTAATACTCAGAATCCGATTATCAAAATCAAGATCATCCCATCGAAGTCCCAGTGCTTCTCCAATTCGGCAGCCAGTTCCAAGCAAAACCGTAAATAACGGCCACCAATGATAATACACTGGGTGATTGGAAATATACTCCATAAATGCTCTTTGCTGCTCTCTCGTTAAAGCATGTCTCACGCCTCTTGTCTTATCTGCCTTCTTGCTGACTTCCTTCATAACTCCGTCTGACGGATTTTTCCGAATGATTTCATCTCGAACCGCCAATTGGAATGTCGGGTGAAGCAGGGTATGAACTGAGTCCAGCGTCCCTAACGATAACTTTTCCTTTTTAAGCAAGTAGCAGTAAAACTGGAGTACGTCCGAATACTTAATGTCTGCGATTTTCTTCTTACCGAAAGTATGTCTGACAAAGCGATTATACATGTAATCGTAATTGCTGCGTGTAGTCGCCCGCAAATCATACTTCGTAGAGATATACCGATCATAGGTATCATTTATGGTGGCCTTACCTGCAACATACAGATCCAAACCATCCAATTGATCCTTCATCAGCTGCTTTTCTTTTTCTCGAAGCGTTGCCAAATCCTGCGCGTATATGGACCTACGCCTGCCCAATGGATCCGTATAGGTGTACATATACCGCTTGTCTGATGCCCTCTGTACTTCTCCTTTCCTGAGTGCTCTTCCCCGCTCATCTTTCCGTGTCTTTGCCATGTCTGTTACCTCCTTCAATAATGAAGAAGGGACTCACAGCACTTATTTTTGCTTGGACAAATACTCTTCCAAACTTCGCAGGGCAACCTCTGTCTTTGTCATCTTGTGTTCAGCAGCATACCTGGTCAACTCATCATAGGTTTTGTCTGATAACCGAACCGTAATGGATTTACGCTTTGCGTTGTCCACCTTCGGTCTACCCATTTTCGTCATACCGCTACCTCCACATGTATTTTATTATACTTATTGTAAGACAGAAAGTCAAGCCCTAAAGCACATAAAGTCCCTTTATGTAAAAAAGCCATAAAGCACCACCCACTTCAAAATTCTCGGAATGACTCCAAAAACTTTTCAAAAATTTCGCAATTAACTAAAGCAATACCATCAATCTTATAGACAGCCTTTGCCTCCTTTGCGAGTTCCTGAAACTTTGTCAGTCCAAGGCTGTATTTCTCCGCTCCTTCTTTGTAGCGCACAAACTTTTTTGCATACTGCTTCGTCTGCTCTACATCTTTCCTTTTGTAGCCCATAATCAGCCTCCTTACTATAAAAAATAATTTATTTCAAAATAACCGCCTCCTTCTCCGTCTGTGGCTGCAGATCCATAGATATCTCATCTCCCCGCCTGCCTTATGGCCGGGCCGCGAATTACGGAAGTATCATTATCCCCGGCCGGATCATTGCGTTATACGGGTGCCGCCCGTATATCAGTGCTCATGGTTTTGCTCGCCACACAAACGGATAGCCGCTTCTCGGTTCGGGAACGTAGAGTTGGAAGCTATGAAGTTGTCAAGGTGCCATGGCATGGGGATGCCTTTACCTATAAAAAGCCTCATCATCTCTCAAATCTCGAACAGAATTTATAAAAACATGAAAACGGCCTCAGAAAAACCTGAGACCGTCTTCGCCTAAATGACAAATTTTGAAATATTGAGCGCGATATGTATCAATAGATACTGTCTTAAATCTTCATCTATCTGACCGTCAATTTTACTATGTTTATCAATTAACGGTGCATACAGCAAAAATAGTTGCTCCAGAGCCTCATGACTGCCGGAAACTGCCGCCTGAAGCATCTTTTCAAATTCTATGCGATTCAAAATTTATCACCGTCCTTTGTCAATGCTATGCGCAGCTTCTTCAATGCCTGATAACGCTGGTCGTAAACATGCTGCGGAGAACAATTTAATAGCCGGGCAATTTCCTCCGGTTTTCGCTCCTCCACAAACAGCATTGTCAGTATCTCCTGCCGTTTTATTGGCAGTTTTGCAAACGCCTCTGCCAACCGTTCCTCTTCAAAATCAAAAGCAGATCCTGATATTCCACAATGTGAGGTTTGTTCAAGAACAGATAAAGCGCTCTCTGGTAATTCCTCAATTGAAACTGTATCTACCTTGGGTTTCTCCCGTTCCAAATATTTGAGTCTGGCACGGTAAACTGTAGTTTCCAGCCAAACTGTAAATCTGGCTCGCAGCTCGTCACGTTCAGACTTCTGCTGGTGGTTCATCTTTGTACCTCCTTACGGGGCACACCACCAGGGCAAAAGTCAAGGCACGCCGTGATGGCGTGCCTTAATTTTCTCGACTTGTTACCTTTTTGCAGCTGTCAATGGTTTAATCCAATGGGACCACCTCCTTGTATTCAGATAACAAAAAACGACCATACTGCACTTTCGTGTAGCATAGCCGTTCTATAAAGCGTAAACTTTTTTCTGTTTGGTTATATGCGCATTATTCATCTGTTTGACTGAATTTTTCAATGGTATTCAAAAATTCAGCCAGACCTTCGCAAGCGTATACACGCTGCTTTACCGGATACTTCTCAATACGTTCCGCAATCTCTCGCAAATAGACCTTCTCAGGTTCTGAATAATACTCTTTGAGCAATTGATCTACTGTTACTGAAAGAGCATTTGCAATCCGTACAATCATATCCAGACTTGGAATCCCTCTCGCATTTTCTATTTGGCCGATATGGCTATTCCCGCAATCACAGATCTCCGCCAAATCTTCCTGGCGCATTCCGCGCATTTGTCGGTACTTCCGAATATTCTTGCCTAAAATAACATAGTCCATGGTTTTACATTCTCCTTACATTTCTATTTTATATAATCTGACAATGGAATTGAAGAACTTGATATTCCAATATACGCACTATAAGTGGAATATCAACTCATTTACATGGACTTTTTTAATTTTCAAGCGTTAAAAAGCCATTGTTGAACCTATTAAATGCACTGTCGGTCTATGAAAACATATCCAGGTTGTCCAACATCTGTGCAATGTCTGCCTCCAGAGTATCTGTCTTACTCTCCTCTGAAAAAACCATCTGGGGTTCGTCACGGCGAACCGCTGCAAGTCTTTCCTCAACAATGCGCCGTATGATTTCCTCAATTCCATCTCGATTATAGCCAGGTGTTAGCTTGACTTCTATTTTACAATGTGCATCCTGTAAATTCGGGTTAGAATCAAGATAATCATTCAAGGCTGCAACAACAACCGCACTTTTCCTGTTTCCCAGCCTTTCGAGCAACTCTCCAGCCCTTACCTGTTCCTCTGAATCTGCGCTAAATTGAAGCGAGAAGCGGTATTTTCCATCCTTTTTCATTATATTGTCCCTCCGTCCCTTATCCAAGTGGACGAAGAGAAAGCGTTTTCCTGCCCAACATTTCATATCCCAGCGCATTCGCATTCGGAGATTCCACAAAATCCGCCTTTGCTACCAGAGGCGAATTTATCAGGAAAGGCCTTAAAAGTATACTTCCCCCTCCGATAAAAACTGCCGGATTAGAACGCAAATCCACTTGCAATTCTCTAAGCTGGTTCAGAATATCCTGTGCATGTAACTTCGTCGCTTCACGAATTGTCTCCTTGACATCCTCCGGCAGAATGGTATTCTCGCACTGAAGCACTGCACTAATATGCTCATCTTCGATACGCATATCATGAAGCGCACCAACCTTTCGTATGATTTCATTGTTCATAGTAATAATACCAGTTTCCAGGCTCCGGCAAAACTGCAAATCTGGTTTTCCATTCTTCAAGAGCAGCACATCGGTGGTATAACCACCAATATCAACGATAAACATACGAACCGTATGAACCACCAGACTGCTCTGGGGAATAACAGCGGCATATGCCTGCGGGAACACCATAACACGGTCTATCTTAATGCTGTATGGCCTGTCACCATAAACAAATTTGATAATTCCGTCTCTTTTGAAATAATTGGCGAATCTGTCTTTTAAAGCACCAAAATGCTCAGGTGGTAGTCCAACAGCCAGCTGAACCTGTTCGACCGGCGTATAATTGCCTCCATTCTCCAGCTCTTTGGCGATTGCAAATAATGTCAGGATGAAATAACGGTCATCCTGGGTTTTGTCCCTCATATAACTCAGACGGCGTCCACTCAAAGTCCAGTATTTTCCTCCATACTCCAAAATCTCATCTGTCATGGGTGGCTTAACCGTGTGCTCAGAAAGCCCGGAAATGAAAGAATGGTTTGTAGTCTTAATGGCGTAGTTGCCGTGGTCGATTGCGATTAACATATGTATACCTCCTGCAAAAATTATTCTTATATTTATCATTACACGATTCGCCATGCGCATTTACAACTTTTATACGCATTCGATTCAAAAAACGCGCGAAAAAAGGGTGAAGCATTTTTGCTCCACCCCAGTTTTAATGCCTCTTTTGAAAACAATATTCCCAGATATAATCATCCAGTCCCTTATAGCGTGGATCCCACAGGTAAGTACCGAACTGAAATCCCATATTGCCAAGAAGACTGAGAAGATTGTTGTAACCGTTTTGTACATGGTAGTTGGTCGCAAAATCCATATCAAAAGCAGTCTTAATCTCTGCACCCCCTTCTGCACGTAAATCGCTAAGGGTTGTTTCAAGCTGTGTCAGAGAATTAACCCCAGGAACCGCCAGCACTGTCAGACCAGTCAGTGCATGAATCACGTCAGCTTTCATAGGACCTTCTGTCAGCACCAGCATAGGCCTAACCGGGCCTGCAAGATGTGTCCACCCTTCTGCAGGGCAACCATCCGGTCGCTCCGTACTGGATACCCAGCGAAATTTTCTCTTTTTCACTTTATCTCTGCGTATCTGAAGTCCCTGAATCCTTCCTTGCCGATCCCTCATTGGAATTAAGATACCGCGCTCTTCATGAATAAAAGTCCATGTACCGCTTTCATTCCTATAAAAACCAGGAACCCCAGCTAAGTACATCCCTTCAGATTGAAGTTTATCGGCAATCGCTGTCATACCGACCACAGGTGTTGTTCTATATCCAAGCCGAATAATATCATCCTCCGTCAGCCCTCTGCCAAGCAGGTTCTCTTTATGGTCTGCCGCCAGCGTCAGCTTATCAAGCAGCGCACTGTATGTGGCATGACGGGTATCAACATCCGTTATTGGGCATTCAGGCTTTGCCTGCGGCTGTATCCTCTTTTGGGGTTTAGGCCGGTGATCAGGCATTCCCAGTTTCTCAACCAGAGCTTTTCGCACTTTGTCACGCGGAACTCCGGTATATAAGGAATACAGATCAAATATACCACCATATATTCCGCACCGCGGACAGCGATACACTTCTTTTTTCAAATTGATGTTCAAATGCTTTTTCCGTGGGTTTTCGTCACAGCAGGGACACTGCACATAATAGGAGCTTCTTCCAGACGGCGGCATCGGGATTCCCAGCAGCGAAACAACATCGCTCATATGAAATATTTCCATGCTGCCTCCTTTCCTTTTTCAAATTTGCGGGGAACAGCACGCTGTCCCCCGCTTCTTCTCATTGCTGTTTTCCTTATAACCCACAGTTTTCCTTAAATGACGCAACCCCTGTAGGATCGTATTCCGCCAGCTTTTCCAGATCAAATGCCACCGCCGCATATCTGCCGTATCCAGATTTCACGGTATATGGCAACACCTTTCCCAGCTTGTTCTCCCTGATAAACCTTAACAGGTCTTTGCTGATATCTCCGTTAATAAATGCTTCGTTATCCTCCAGATCATAGGCCGGTAGGTTGACCGTCATATCTGCAAAGGGTTCCGGACCATCTTCTCCGTAATTGATCATACCGATGTGCAGCCGCCCGCCATAAGCATATTGATTGACATGCAGCGAGACCATTTCATCTCCAAACTCCCATTTGAAACGAATCTTTTTTGTTTTTTTACACATTTTTTTGTCCTCCTTTTCGTCTTGTTCCCGGTTAGGGGATGACTGCATGAATCCCCTGGTCTTTAGCGCCTGTTATGCAATTGTCTGTTGAAGGGAAAATTCACAAATCAGCTTCGCGGCAGCTTTAATTTCCTCGCCGCCAGTGAATTTCGTTGCCACCCATTTAATTGCACCAGGATCCAGCGATAATACCTCGCCAAGCGTTTTCCCGCTGAATTTTGAGATTGGGCAAGGCACATTCATTGCCTGTGCCAGCTTTTCTTCTGGAGTCAGTTCCTTTTGCACCGGTTCATTTACAGTGTATTCCTCTTGTGCCGGTTCCGGTTTTGGTTCTGACACCTCGTGTTTTTCTGCTGATTCTGTTTGAGGTTGAGCGGCGGAGATTCCCAGCTCATCCACAGCAGAAGGCTCAAAATCTTCACCTGCCATAGAAAACTGAAGTCCAAAGCCTGCATTTCGTAGAGCAATTCCAACAGCAGCAGTCTGTGCCCATTCCCGTGGTGAAACCGAAGGTTTCTCCTCACAATATCCTCTGGATGCCGTCGCTTCTGCCAGATAACAGTCTGCTGCATCCTTATAGTTTGGATACACGCGAGCTGTTGCCACAAAGCAATCCTTTGCAGAATTCACCTGTACCGCAATGCGTCCTTCCGGATATTTCAGACGGAACCACGCCATCTGAATCATGACCGGGAGGCGCTTACGCACCTCTCCGGTTCCCAGATCTGTATAATCCACAGCAAACGGCGTAGGATCAAATCCATCCACCTGATGAATAGTTTCGATTTTGGCGAGCATTGCCGCCTTCTCATTCGAGTTATTCTGACTCATTATTGTAGCCTCCTTATAAATTGATATATGTGTTCCGATACTGCATCCAAACCGGCAGAATCGTATGAATATATTGACTGATGCTTGTTTTGTACTGCTCCTGTGTCCCTGCCTTAAAGCTGGAAAACCGCTTTCTGCCGTCCTGTACAACACGCTCAAAAGAACTGAGTGCTGTTTCACGACGCTTCTGGCCTTCTGCATCGGCTTTTAATCCGAATCGTCTTTCATTTAAGGTAAAACGTACATACGCATCTACCATTTGAAAGTGATAGCCCATGACCTTTGTATCCATTGTGATTGGCGCGGACTTACAAAAAGACTGAAATGTTTCCAAGACGCAAATGCGGTAATTCAGTTCCTGCATAATCAGCAAATCTTCCGGCGGAAGACTGTTCTCGGCAATCTGGGACCTGATAGAATTCTGTTTCTCAAGATATTGATCTAATATTGTAGCCATAGCTGCTCCTTTCTTCAAGCAAACCCCTGCAGCCGCTTAGCGAGGCAGGTGCCGCGTTTTTCTGTGTCAGTTCTTTTGATTGAAATACAAAGCGCCCTTTTTTCCCCGACAATGGTTACACGCTCTTTTCCTCGTGTAATTGCCGTATAGATAAGAGGCCTTGTCAGCATGATGGAATGGGCGCACTGCAGATTGATGATGACGGACTGGTACTCCGATCCCTGCGATTTATGGATAGTAGAGGCATAACCTAAATCCAACATATCCAATTCACTGGAATCGTACTCTTTCATGCGCCCGTCACCAAAGTCCACATGAACTGTAGTGTCATCGCCAATGCGGATAATTTTTCTGATATAGCCGATATCGCCGTTATTGACATCATCATGGTTTTTGATCTGCATAACCTTATCCCCACACCGAAATTTTCGATTTCCGAAAACAACCTCCGGCTTCTGTGCATCCGGCGGGTTCACCTTCTCACGCAAGTGCTCATTCAGCGCATTGACTCCGGTTTCCGTCTTTTGCCGGTATGGCGTAAGCAGCGCCACGTTATCGACCCCATATTTCTCAGTTTCCCGCAGATAGAGATCGACAATGAGTTTGGCAGAATCAGAGAGTCTGGGAGAATTGATAAACTGAAAGTCGTCCCCATACTCCAGACCCACATTCCCATGGCGGATCAGCTTCGCATTTGTCGCGATGCGGCTTCCCGCATTCTGACGAAATACCTTGTCCAACCGCACAACTGGGATACATCCGCTGGCAATCATCTCACTGAGCACTGCGCCGGGCCCCACCGAGGGTAGCTGATCTGCATCGCCAATCAGCACCATCTGTGCGCCATATTTCACTGCATCAAACAGATATCCGGCCAGATAAACATCCAGCATGGAAATCTCATCTACCACAATCAGATCTGCAGTAAGCGCTTCGGGTCCATCATAGTCTCCGTCCTCATCCGCCATCAGCCCAAGGGCTTTATGAACGGTTGAAGCCGGAACCCCGGTTGCCTGCTCCATCCTCCTTGCTGCCCTACCCGTAGGGGCACAACAGCAGATTTCACTTTTGGGATTGTTTTTTTGATAAATATCTAAAATGGCACGTTGTATCAAAGTCTTTCCTGTTCCAGGTCCACCAGTGATAATGGAAAGTCCCTGCGTCAGAGCCATCTTTACCGCTTTGCGCTGCTCCGGTGCAAACTTCATTTTCAGTTTCTGCTCCTCTGCATCTATGGCGGCATCCAAATCCCCATAGCTGTGCATTTTCCGGTGCTTCATCTGCTGATGAATGGCAGAGGCAAGTTGTTCTTCTACATGTGCAGTTTTTGACCTGTACACATTGCCCTGATATGACACCAACTGTCCGCTGAAAACCAGCCTTGCGGCGCGATTCGCCACCATTTCTAAAGTCAGTGCAGGCGTATCCAGAATTTTTAGACAAGCTTTCACAAACTCATGTTTCTCCATACAGAGATGCCCTTTAGCTTCCGCATCCGCCAGCGTATACAGGAGTCCTTCATCCACACGCTCGGTCGATAGCTGGTCAAACCCCATGCTCATAGCAATATGGTCTGCCGTCTTGAAGCCAATCCCGGCCATGTCGCAGAGCTGGTAGGGATGGTTTTTTACAATATCCATCGTCTTTTCCCCATACTCTTTGTATAGGCGTACCGCTCGGTTCGGCGTAATGCCATGCGGTGACAGAAATGCCACCACATCCCGGGCGCCACGATTAACCAGATAAGAATCATAGATTTTTTTCAGTTTTATCTCACTGATACCTGGTATGGCAAGAAGCCTTTCCGGTTCTTTATCCAGTACCTCCAGTGACTGCTGGCCAAAAACTGCGTAAATTTTCTCCGCTATCTTGGGACCAATCCCTTTAATCTGCCCGGAAGAAAGATAGGCAATGATGCCTTCCTTCGTCGGTATTACCACTTCGTTGTAACTCTCCACTTCAAACTGGACGCCAAATTTGGGATTTTTACTCCAATGCCCAAGCATGTCGTAGCGCAGATTGCTTGATGTAGGTAAGCAATATCCCACTGCTTTCACCTGCGTAACCGTGTTCCCTGTGCTATCTTTGATCTTTTCACATGGATGGTAGAGTGCAATCATATAACTGCTGGCATCAACAGCCGTAATACTCTGTGGATATATGAGCCTATCAAATTCACATAGCAAAATTTTTACTCCTTTCTCTGAGTCGTGTTATAGATACAAAAAACTCCCGAATCGTATCCAAAGATACAACGGGAGTTTTTTGTGAAGCTGCAGCCAGTTGGTCTTTCATCGGAACATCTCCGCATTTTCAAGATATGACAAAGGAGCGGAGATACCCATCAGGAAATTCTCCCTGTCCAGGCGAACTTTCCGCTTATCGCAGCCACGCTTTGTCAGTTCCTTTTGTACTTCCAGGTATACACCCTCATCAAAAGCAATCATCGGTATCTTCAGGCGGATTGCATGGGCAATTTCCCCACGCATCCCACTGCTGATCCGGTTACCGCATATCAGCAGGATATCGCTGCCTTTCAGCAGTTCCAGACCGAACTGAAGGGCAAGCGCTCTATCAGATGGAATATTGTCGCAAAGGATCATCGGGAGGTACGCATGTGGCGCACTTGCGTTCATACGCATCTTTTTCATGGCATAGAACATATACGCCCTTGTCGCCTGCATGTTCTGTGCAATCCCTTCATTCGTGTCTGCACTGAGCGGCGAGCAGATATACGCCCTTTTTTTGCACCTGTCATATGGCAGGAACTGATAAACCAACTCCTGCTCCCAACCTTCATAATAAATGTTTTCCATTATGGTCTCCTTTCTAAATTGGCTGGACCGACACCTTTACCTTGCGGCTTTCCGATGCTTTTAGAACATCAGTATAAATTGCCGGGTATTTTTCCTTCAAGGCTTTGGAATCGGGCCTGCGGGTTGTTTTTGTCACAAAATCAATCAGAAGCTTATCGCTGGTCGTCTCCAAGACGCCATGCTCATGCTCCTTCATGACTTCGGCAATTCGCACACTATGTGCTTCAATCTCCTTTTCATATGTTTTGATTTCTCTGTTGCATTCAGAGATTTTCCCTTGAAGCATTGCAATTCTGCGCAAGGGCGATTCATACTTGCGGGAAAACTCTATTGTTGGAAGTCCCGCCTGACTTGCACCATAAATCCTTGCCAGTGACTCCAAAGCAAGCTTTGGTGCAACATCTGCCATTGTCGGGGGTTTATCATTCTCAAGGCTCCAGATCCATTCGTCCAGGCGTTCAAAGATCATATCCTCCTTCGCCTTATCACGAATAATCTCAGGCATTGCCAGATCATTGTCCGGATTATTTCCCCAAACGGCAGAAAAAGCGCCAATGTTCACATCCGCTACCGCAAGATAAAACCTCAGCTGCAGTTCATAGTAGAGCGGAATCGCTCCATCTGCCCACTCATCCGCTTTGTGATAAGTACAGCTTTTACACTCCAAAATTCCCGGTTCGTTATCGGACGCCCGTGTAAAGCGCCGGTCGAAATTGGCAAGAGCGTAAGGATGATCTGCGTGCTGATACAGATTCGTGTCTTCTGTAACGGTATTGCCTGTCTTTGCACCATACCAATAGGCAGCAACCGGCTCTAAAAGATGTCCCATTTGCAATTGATTGGCATTGGCTTTTTTTGCAGGCTTCATTTGCCCTTTTTTGATTTTCCACAGCTCCAGCGGAGTCGTCCATGGTGATACACCAAAAATAGCTGCAACATCGCTTCCACCCACGGTATAGGGAATATCCCCTTTGGGGCCGTGCATACGGCATTCCAGCCATCTGTCATTCGTCATACCTGCGGTATCACAAAGAACAATCGGTTTTGCCATCAGTAACTCACCGCCTTTGCAAGGTCGTAATCACTCCATCTGAATGAAAGCGCACGAGCCATATTTTCTTCTATGACCAGCATCTTACTTTCCGGCGTGTTTTCAGTCCTCAAAATAAACGGGATCTCCTGCATAGCAAGAAATACGTCATGGGCTGTCGCCGGGCCGCCTCCGTATGCCATCTCGTACATGGCGATAGCTTCGACTGCAGCCTTTTTTGGCAGACTAAGTTTTTTACATACCCTGGTCATAGCGTTTACCGGATAATCCAAATGGATCTCCAGCAGTTTCTGCAGTTTGGCAATGCTATCCCCGAATTGGGCAAACAGCTGATCCAACGCTGTATCAAAGTCGGAAACCTTGGACTGATGCCTGTGGTCAACTGCGATGCA of the Luxibacter massiliensis genome contains:
- a CDS encoding YqaJ viral recombinase family nuclease is translated as MAKPIVLCDTAGMTNDRWLECRMHGPKGDIPYTVGGSDVAAIFGVSPWTTPLELWKIKKGQMKPAKKANANQLQMGHLLEPVAAYWYGAKTGNTVTEDTNLYQHADHPYALANFDRRFTRASDNEPGILECKSCTYHKADEWADGAIPLYYELQLRFYLAVADVNIGAFSAVWGNNPDNDLAMPEIIRDKAKEDMIFERLDEWIWSLENDKPPTMADVAPKLALESLARIYGASQAGLPTIEFSRKYESPLRRIAMLQGKISECNREIKTYEKEIEAHSVRIAEVMKEHEHGVLETTSDKLLIDFVTKTTRRPDSKALKEKYPAIYTDVLKASESRKVKVSVQPI